A region of the Planifilum fimeticola genome:
CAGGCGATTGTGGATTCCTTCGACATGTTGATTGAAATCATGATGGGTTATGGGATCGCCTACCGGGAGCACGAGAGTTTGGTTCATCGACAGCAGGAGCTGGAATACGAAATCGAAGTGGCCGTCGGGATGCAGCAGACGCTCCTTCCGGAAACGCTCCCCACCTTCCCGGGGATCGACATCGGCGTGATCAGCGTTCCCGCCAACAAGATGAGCGGGGACTACTACAACGTGGTGGATCACGGTCGGGGGAAGATGGGGGTGGCGCTCTCGGACATCATCGGAAAAGGCATTCCCGCCGCCTTGTGCATGTCGATGATCAAATACGCGATGGACGGATTGCAGGAGGGATCCCTGCGCCCCTCGGAGATTCTCAGGCGCCTCAACAGCGTCGTGGAGCGAAATGTAGATCCCAGCATGTTTATCACGATGGTCTACGGCATCTACAATACCCGGACCCACCGCTTCTTTTACGCGACGGCGGGCCATGAACCGGGATTGGTGTTCCGGGCGAAGGAACGGAAATTCGAGAATTTGCCCACCCGCGGACTGGTTCTCGGCGTTTCTCCGGACGCCACCTACACCGATTACGCCGTGGATCTCTCCCCCGGAGATGCGATCATCCTCTTTTCCGACGGCGTGACCGAGTGCCGGGTGAACGGCGATTTCCTTGGCCGGGAAAACCTGCGCCAGGTGCTCATATCCTGCATGGATCTCCCCGCTCAAAAGGCAGTGGAAGCGGTTTACCAGCAAATTTACCGGATGGCCGGT
Encoded here:
- a CDS encoding PP2C family protein-serine/threonine phosphatase codes for the protein MKRDDVKKQYEDLLSDYLLNRREDLLYAAQQLSKWMIEQRISPEEIVSLHAAVIKKMVPDVPQAIVDSFDMLIEIMMGYGIAYREHESLVHRQQELEYEIEVAVGMQQTLLPETLPTFPGIDIGVISVPANKMSGDYYNVVDHGRGKMGVALSDIIGKGIPAALCMSMIKYAMDGLQEGSLRPSEILRRLNSVVERNVDPSMFITMVYGIYNTRTHRFFYATAGHEPGLVFRAKERKFENLPTRGLVLGVSPDATYTDYAVDLSPGDAIILFSDGVTECRVNGDFLGRENLRQVLISCMDLPAQKAVEAVYQQIYRMAGYELNDDQTLMIIRRK